One segment of Pseudoalteromonas rubra DNA contains the following:
- a CDS encoding NAD-dependent epimerase/dehydratase family protein produces MKVLVTGSAGRVGRAIYIKLMAHHQVVGFDKTPCSTADFVGDIRDSQLLNQALHGVEVIIHTAALHAPHVGRVGDCAFHSINVDATEQLALAGIDADVKHFVFTSTTALYGYASTPEGVAGWVTENTQPQPKSIYHHSKILAEQKLAEIAKRFDLPVTVLQMSRCFPEPADLMAVYRLTRGIDARDVASAHLCAVERRLPGFQRFIVSGETPFSPADCKRLYLNAAEIISERCPGLLSAFEQRDWALPDSLDRVYDSSAAAQHLGWRSEHGFEQVLQMLDAEFAEVLPAINQYRDTRAQ; encoded by the coding sequence ATGAAAGTGCTGGTAACGGGCTCAGCAGGCAGAGTTGGACGCGCCATCTACATCAAACTGATGGCGCACCATCAGGTAGTTGGGTTTGATAAAACACCTTGTTCAACAGCCGATTTTGTCGGGGATATCAGAGACAGCCAGTTGCTTAATCAGGCGCTGCATGGCGTAGAAGTCATCATACATACTGCGGCTCTACACGCACCACATGTAGGGCGTGTTGGTGACTGTGCGTTTCATAGCATCAATGTAGATGCGACAGAGCAGTTGGCACTAGCCGGTATAGATGCAGATGTAAAACACTTTGTGTTTACCAGCACTACCGCACTGTATGGCTATGCATCGACTCCTGAGGGAGTGGCGGGTTGGGTTACAGAGAACACTCAGCCGCAACCTAAATCGATTTATCACCACAGTAAAATACTGGCAGAGCAAAAATTAGCTGAGATAGCTAAGCGCTTTGATTTACCTGTAACTGTGCTTCAAATGTCCCGGTGTTTCCCCGAGCCTGCAGATTTGATGGCCGTTTACAGGTTGACACGCGGAATTGATGCCAGGGATGTGGCCAGTGCGCACCTTTGTGCTGTAGAAAGACGCTTGCCAGGCTTTCAACGCTTTATTGTGTCTGGCGAAACGCCTTTTAGCCCCGCTGACTGCAAACGCTTATACCTGAATGCCGCTGAAATTATTTCTGAAAGATGCCCTGGGCTGCTTTCGGCATTTGAACAACGCGACTGGGCTTTACCCGATTCATTGGACAGAGTATATGACTCATCCGCGGCGGCGCAGCATCTTGGCTGGCGATCAGAGCATGGGTTTGAGCAGGTTCTGCAGATGTTAGATGCAGAATTTGCCGAGGTATTGCCTGCTATAAATCAATACAGAGATACTCGGGCCCAATAA
- a CDS encoding DsbA family protein → MQFIYVMDPMCGWCYGFQPELERFLTPYPDAQVNWVMGGLAPDTTQPMAQSLKDTIASYWVEIERRTSVTFNHDFWHLNTPVRATYQACRAVIAAQSLREQGIQEHGAMDMAKAIQAAYYQQAKNPSLDATLVGCATAIGLDGVQFESVLHAAETEAQFQQHLDLARQLQVTGFPALFYINENGYAYPLTLGFCFAEELEQRLKTYTKS, encoded by the coding sequence ATGCAATTTATCTATGTAATGGACCCTATGTGTGGCTGGTGCTACGGATTTCAACCTGAATTAGAGCGGTTTTTAACTCCTTATCCCGATGCACAGGTGAACTGGGTAATGGGGGGACTGGCACCAGATACGACGCAGCCCATGGCGCAGAGCTTAAAAGATACGATTGCTTCGTATTGGGTTGAAATAGAGCGCAGAACATCGGTTACTTTTAATCATGACTTTTGGCATCTTAACACCCCTGTGCGTGCAACCTATCAGGCTTGTCGAGCGGTCATTGCTGCACAAAGCCTGAGAGAGCAAGGTATACAAGAGCATGGCGCAATGGACATGGCCAAGGCCATTCAGGCAGCCTATTATCAGCAAGCTAAAAACCCTTCGTTAGATGCCACTCTGGTTGGGTGTGCAACGGCCATTGGTCTGGACGGCGTGCAGTTTGAATCGGTATTGCACGCTGCTGAAACTGAAGCACAATTTCAGCAGCATTTAGATTTAGCACGACAGCTTCAGGTAACAGGCTTTCCGGCACTGTTTTACATTAATGAAAATGGGTACGCTTATCCGTTAACTCTGGGGTTTTGCTTCGCTGAAGAGTTGGAGCAGCGATTGAAGACCTACACCAAGTCATAA
- a CDS encoding LysR family transcriptional regulator has protein sequence MSLFAHVVDAGSVSGAADKLGLSKSVVSQHLKTLEQDLGVVLIKRTTRRQFLTEPGKRFYESCKALNQIAADAWDNVQAQQSEPEGQVHITAPHALVETLLAPVISKLMRQYPGVIVKLTCEDQHLDLMAHNIDIAIRIGASKDSTFRQKRLGVFRDVLCGHPRFKTVSLEQTPYVANAWEGESISHQLVSGNGESMMFRPKVSCITNAFHSTVSLIRSGAGIGLIPSFYLHNELPDVTALLPDESLPENPVYLLTPFSKHVPMAVKVCVDALSVHIQEQLLIHNG, from the coding sequence ATGTCGTTGTTTGCTCATGTCGTAGACGCCGGTTCGGTATCCGGTGCGGCAGATAAACTCGGTTTATCAAAATCTGTGGTCAGCCAGCATTTAAAAACGCTTGAGCAAGACCTCGGGGTCGTGCTTATCAAGCGGACAACCCGTCGGCAGTTTCTAACAGAACCTGGCAAACGTTTTTATGAGTCCTGTAAGGCACTCAATCAGATTGCAGCAGATGCCTGGGACAATGTTCAGGCTCAACAAAGTGAGCCGGAGGGGCAGGTTCATATCACTGCACCTCATGCGCTGGTAGAAACATTGCTCGCACCTGTTATATCCAAGTTGATGCGGCAATATCCTGGCGTCATTGTTAAGTTAACCTGCGAAGACCAGCATCTGGACTTAATGGCACACAATATTGATATCGCTATACGTATTGGTGCTTCAAAAGATAGTACGTTCAGACAAAAACGTTTGGGGGTATTTCGTGACGTGTTGTGCGGACATCCGCGTTTTAAAACGGTATCACTGGAGCAAACGCCCTATGTAGCAAACGCCTGGGAAGGAGAATCGATCTCCCATCAGCTTGTCTCAGGTAATGGAGAGTCTATGATGTTCAGGCCTAAAGTGAGTTGTATCACGAACGCATTTCATAGCACTGTCTCTTTGATCCGTAGCGGGGCGGGAATAGGTCTGATCCCGAGTTTCTATTTACACAATGAACTGCCCGACGTAACCGCATTGTTGCCAGATGAAAGTTTGCCTGAAAACCCGGTGTATTTACTTACCCCCTTTTCTAAACATGTTCCCATGGCTGTAAAAGTGTGTGTAGATGCACTAAGTGTGCATATTCAGGAGCAGTTATTAATACACAACGGATGA
- a CDS encoding DUF2071 domain-containing protein translates to MDSLSFKDFLKPRPAPTGIDVLCKLQHFAIITYAVDARKFAGLFPARFKLDTVMIDGAEKGLVSVVPFIDVDFTSAVYPFPKYTMGQTNYRIYIIDKESGERCVWFLGTTLDSWTRIVPSMLWKLPWYSGKVVFDCDYDQSQGVYRRYKMHTTAHWAPASVELMQQKDVPIELSGFPDTETGLVYLTHPLTGFYYRRDGRLGTYSVWHKELKVCSAILKSANFGLLSRLGLVSDAEQQKPHSVLVEPVNEFTIYLPPKVLKASPENA, encoded by the coding sequence ATGGACTCTTTATCATTCAAAGATTTTTTAAAACCGAGGCCTGCACCTACGGGCATAGATGTGCTGTGTAAGCTTCAGCATTTTGCGATCATTACGTATGCTGTTGATGCTCGCAAGTTTGCTGGTCTATTTCCGGCGCGCTTCAAGCTTGATACCGTGATGATAGATGGCGCGGAAAAGGGGTTAGTGTCTGTCGTGCCTTTTATCGATGTTGACTTTACTTCGGCTGTTTATCCTTTCCCTAAGTACACAATGGGGCAAACCAACTATCGTATCTATATCATAGACAAGGAATCTGGAGAGCGGTGTGTTTGGTTTCTTGGTACCACACTTGATTCGTGGACGCGCATTGTGCCTAGTATGCTCTGGAAGCTTCCCTGGTATAGTGGCAAAGTGGTTTTTGATTGTGATTATGACCAATCACAGGGGGTATACCGTCGTTATAAGATGCATACCACGGCACACTGGGCACCGGCCAGTGTTGAATTGATGCAGCAAAAAGATGTGCCTATTGAGTTATCCGGCTTTCCTGATACAGAAACAGGGCTTGTTTACCTGACCCATCCTTTAACTGGTTTTTACTACCGGCGTGATGGTCGTCTGGGCACTTACAGCGTATGGCACAAAGAACTCAAGGTTTGTTCTGCGATTTTGAAATCCGCGAACTTTGGTTTACTCTCTCGTCTGGGCCTGGTCTCTGACGCGGAGCAGCAAAAGCCACACAGTGTATTAGTGGAACCAGTCAACGAGTTTACGATTTACCTGCCTCCAAAAGTATTGAAAGCCAGCCCGGAGAATGCTTGA
- a CDS encoding DUF805 domain-containing protein: protein MLEIYLSVFKNYFEFKGRARRKEYWVFILSSILVSVVLGLVDITLGLYSEEAGLGLLSGLYALAIIIPSIALSVRRLHDTGRSGWWVLLSLIPLIGPIVLIVFYVMDSKPGENEYGPNPKEQLHHTVA, encoded by the coding sequence ATGTTAGAAATTTACTTATCTGTTTTTAAAAATTATTTTGAATTCAAGGGGCGGGCAAGACGCAAAGAGTACTGGGTGTTTATATTGAGCTCTATCTTAGTCTCTGTGGTACTTGGTCTGGTTGACATTACGCTGGGGCTGTATTCGGAAGAAGCTGGTCTCGGGCTCTTGAGCGGTCTTTACGCATTGGCCATCATCATCCCCAGTATTGCCTTGAGCGTTCGTCGGCTCCACGATACCGGGCGCAGTGGGTGGTGGGTACTGCTTTCATTAATCCCGCTTATCGGACCCATTGTGTTGATCGTGTTTTATGTCATGGACAGTAAACCGGGCGAGAACGAGTATGGTCCTAACCCGAAAGAGCAATTGCATCATACGGTTGCGTAG
- a CDS encoding endonuclease/exonuclease/phosphatase family protein encodes MKANFLPVVLATAILSIGCQSTSTNTASEKMSEDNQTLRVATFNVSMEATNYDMTNHTTPSDNALTVALKSGDFSQINNIAEIIQRTRPDIILLNEFDYIADPQQGIHLFQRDYLEVSQNGFDPIKYPYVYLAPVNTGVETPFAGDKNARLTHYGFGKYPGQYAMVLLSRYPIQQDQIRTFQHFLWKDMPNNLMPAQADGSSWYSKEEVSAMRLSSKSHWDIPVQVCNQQINVLASHPTPPVFDGPEDRNGKRNHDELRLWKDYISSTGNAYIYDDMGQRGGFAAQSFVILGDLNASSVDGDAYPGAIDQLLKHPRVNHYPAPTSEGGRLNKPDNKHAASHTAHWGMRADYVLPSANLTVSDSGVFWPAKSQAGAELVADRASSSDHRLVWVDIMLPDTHCDN; translated from the coding sequence ATGAAAGCAAATTTTTTACCTGTCGTGCTAGCAACGGCTATTTTGAGCATAGGCTGTCAGAGCACATCAACCAATACGGCCTCTGAAAAAATGTCGGAAGATAATCAAACGCTACGAGTAGCGACCTTTAACGTCAGTATGGAAGCAACCAATTACGATATGACAAACCACACAACGCCATCGGATAATGCATTAACCGTAGCGTTAAAAAGTGGGGATTTTAGTCAAATCAACAATATCGCTGAGATCATCCAACGTACCCGACCTGATATTATTCTGCTAAACGAGTTCGACTACATTGCAGATCCCCAGCAAGGCATTCACCTGTTCCAGCGTGATTATCTTGAAGTATCTCAGAACGGTTTTGATCCAATTAAATATCCCTACGTGTATCTGGCACCGGTTAACACTGGCGTAGAGACGCCGTTTGCTGGCGACAAAAATGCCCGTCTGACACATTATGGCTTTGGCAAATATCCTGGCCAATATGCCATGGTGTTGTTATCCAGGTATCCCATTCAGCAGGATCAGATCAGAACTTTTCAGCACTTTCTGTGGAAAGATATGCCAAACAATCTGATGCCAGCGCAGGCGGATGGCAGCAGCTGGTACTCAAAAGAAGAAGTCTCGGCCATGCGCTTGTCATCCAAGTCGCATTGGGATATTCCGGTACAAGTTTGCAATCAGCAAATCAACGTGTTAGCCAGTCACCCAACGCCTCCCGTTTTTGACGGACCCGAGGACAGAAACGGTAAGCGTAATCACGATGAGCTCAGGCTGTGGAAGGATTACATTAGCTCAACCGGTAACGCCTACATATACGACGATATGGGTCAACGCGGTGGATTTGCCGCTCAGTCATTTGTCATTTTAGGTGATTTAAATGCCAGCTCTGTCGATGGCGACGCATACCCTGGAGCGATTGATCAGTTACTAAAACATCCGCGTGTGAATCATTACCCGGCTCCTACCTCTGAAGGTGGACGACTCAATAAACCGGATAACAAACATGCTGCCTCACATACCGCACACTGGGGCATGCGCGCAGACTATGTGTTACCGTCTGCCAACCTGACCGTCAGTGACAGTGGTGTATTTTGGCCTGCAAAGAGCCAGGCTGGCGCAGAGCTTGTAGCCGACAGAGCATCCTCTTCTGACCACCGTCTGGTATGGGTCGATATCATGCTGCCGGACACACATTGTGACAACTAG
- a CDS encoding substrate-binding periplasmic protein, protein MLIAGDNWCPVNCRDSDKNKGFMIDVATEALAISGYEVRYIEMPWLRAIHQAREGKIHAIVGAFKDDAPDFLFPKVPILRLSPNTLFTLADSTWIYKNQHSLNKIRLGAVQGYDYGHLLNAYIKSHRSSPNKYITLITGDDVVARSLRLLTSKRIDAYVDAGPVVWYQAKQLGISDKIKSVGSVSPLEPAYIAFSPRLENSEQLTLALDLGVLRLQLDGRLASIAEKYGLRDENYR, encoded by the coding sequence GTGCTGATCGCAGGAGACAACTGGTGCCCGGTCAATTGTCGCGACTCAGACAAAAATAAGGGATTCATGATAGATGTGGCCACAGAGGCGCTCGCCATCTCGGGGTATGAAGTTCGTTATATTGAAATGCCCTGGCTCAGGGCCATTCATCAGGCCAGAGAAGGAAAAATACATGCCATTGTGGGTGCGTTCAAAGACGATGCACCAGATTTTCTCTTTCCAAAAGTGCCCATACTGAGACTCAGCCCAAACACTTTATTTACCCTGGCCGACAGTACATGGATATACAAAAACCAACACTCGTTGAATAAAATTCGCCTCGGCGCTGTGCAAGGATACGACTATGGCCATTTGTTGAATGCATACATCAAATCACATCGTAGTTCTCCCAACAAATATATTACGCTGATAACAGGTGATGATGTCGTGGCACGCAGCCTCAGATTATTAACCAGTAAACGAATAGACGCTTATGTTGATGCGGGCCCTGTTGTCTGGTATCAGGCCAAACAGCTCGGGATCAGTGACAAAATCAAATCTGTTGGTTCAGTCAGCCCATTGGAGCCAGCGTATATCGCCTTTTCTCCGCGCCTGGAAAATAGCGAACAATTAACTTTAGCACTCGACCTCGGTGTCCTCAGACTACAACTGGACGGCCGCCTGGCAAGTATTGCTGAAAAGTATGGGCTCAGAGATGAAAACTACCGATAA
- a CDS encoding serine hydrolase domain-containing protein, protein MTKYTFARHFIAAAILGSVSCIAAANCTKPAEATAAELQGGYRDVSELSQAFIDISPERRDDGVNVGTLNTKIRKDMLVKLAKEIENNTHGHFDSLLIAHKGQLVFESYFSRGRINLPHYQASATKVYTGLALGRAIQLGYLSMADLDKPLVSFLKDLDHSKLTKGSDKITLNMALTMRSGIRLNDSQKEALEKISKQLKGQQHAQALLERSAPIGADSLTFKYQDDPMLVMHVIDAVVPGSAEAFIKKELLDKLDINAYHWQTADNGLPEAGWRVNMTSRDMVKWGTLAQNKGVWQGEQLIPKEYIARAVSPQLYTGDDDMFGGGKDVSKQGYGYYWWNAELKNGDRQFYSASAQGGGGQYIILIEELDLVVVVTASRRENSTLQLMAERVIPAFI, encoded by the coding sequence ATGACCAAATATACATTCGCTAGACATTTTATTGCTGCCGCCATATTAGGCAGCGTGAGCTGCATTGCTGCGGCAAACTGTACCAAACCAGCAGAAGCGACCGCAGCAGAGCTGCAAGGCGGCTATCGGGATGTTTCTGAACTCAGTCAGGCTTTTATTGATATATCACCTGAACGCAGGGACGACGGAGTTAATGTTGGTACCTTAAATACCAAAATTCGCAAAGACATGCTGGTGAAGCTCGCCAAAGAGATAGAAAATAACACTCATGGGCATTTCGACAGCTTACTGATTGCACATAAGGGGCAGTTGGTTTTCGAGTCTTATTTTTCTCGTGGCCGTATCAACTTGCCACATTATCAGGCATCTGCGACTAAGGTATACACTGGCCTGGCGCTTGGTCGGGCGATCCAGCTGGGTTATCTGAGCATGGCCGATTTAGACAAGCCTTTGGTGAGTTTTTTAAAGGATCTGGATCATAGCAAACTTACCAAGGGGAGCGATAAAATTACACTGAATATGGCGCTCACCATGCGTTCCGGGATCCGACTTAATGACAGTCAAAAAGAGGCGTTAGAAAAAATCTCCAAACAGCTTAAGGGACAGCAGCATGCACAGGCATTGTTAGAACGCAGTGCGCCAATCGGTGCTGACTCACTGACATTCAAATATCAGGATGACCCTATGCTGGTGATGCATGTTATCGATGCTGTGGTACCGGGCTCTGCTGAAGCTTTTATTAAAAAAGAACTACTTGATAAACTTGATATCAATGCGTATCACTGGCAAACCGCCGATAATGGTCTGCCTGAAGCAGGCTGGCGGGTCAATATGACGTCACGGGATATGGTTAAATGGGGGACTTTGGCACAAAACAAAGGCGTGTGGCAGGGTGAGCAGCTCATTCCTAAGGAATACATTGCGAGGGCCGTCAGCCCGCAGCTCTATACGGGCGATGATGACATGTTTGGTGGTGGCAAAGATGTGTCAAAACAAGGCTATGGCTACTACTGGTGGAACGCTGAGTTGAAAAATGGTGACAGACAGTTTTACAGTGCATCGGCTCAGGGGGGCGGGGGCCAATATATCATTTTAATTGAAGAGCTTGACCTTGTTGTGGTCGTGACTGCCAGTCGCAGAGAAAACAGCACACTGCAGTTAATGGCCGAGCGAGTAATCCCGGCCTTTATCTAG
- a CDS encoding isochorismatase: protein MTPQQELDLCKAGIAAWQNAFNSGDARGCAEQYSTTCTMLARPIGEFNSREDIETFWHGIIEQGFCDVIYTDVVWEKHPETGYLLSANWTMNKAFGKIHAEHWVVEQDGKARLHSDEFEILGER, encoded by the coding sequence ATGACACCACAACAAGAACTTGACCTTTGCAAAGCAGGTATCGCTGCATGGCAAAATGCATTTAATAGTGGAGATGCGCGTGGTTGTGCTGAGCAATACTCGACAACCTGCACTATGCTGGCGCGGCCAATTGGCGAGTTTAACTCTCGAGAGGACATAGAAACTTTCTGGCACGGTATCATCGAGCAGGGCTTCTGCGATGTCATCTATACCGATGTAGTTTGGGAAAAGCACCCAGAAACGGGCTACTTACTGAGTGCCAACTGGACGATGAACAAAGCCTTTGGCAAAATTCATGCTGAACATTGGGTCGTTGAACAAGACGGTAAAGCCCGCCTGCACAGTGATGAATTTGAGATCCTGGGCGAACGTTAG
- a CDS encoding glycoside hydrolase family 15 protein translates to MKKLSSLTLALVAAGLVGCGSANNAVESQQAAPGAPGDKPYWAYSGKTGIGTSYEAYKQGQYSDEASTETVSKVWFSIAKGMITETMFGLIHQAQIKDMQFIVTGPDFTVTEQDALDVSIDYLDKDAQGRPLSLAYKVISKDKQGRFTLEKHIFTDPDGQTLFVRAKVETELDGVKLFVNVNPYVNNNGLNDFAKVTDEGLVAWEGDNYLTLQSSSGFKQASVGFTGQSDGLSELKASQSMAQRYASTGAQRGNVNWLAELGDVDQQATFDLALSFGKSQNASFQEGAQSLGRGYQQVLAHYNGEGDAIGWRDYLSSLEPMQKLSGYTADQGKLLYTSALVLKAQEDKTHAGALIASLSNPWGDTVAAEQGHTGYKAVWVRDFYQVAMAFLAMGDPQTALTAFEYLEKVQVTDKTPGNQGDTGWFLQKTHVDGELEWVGVQLDQTAMPIMLAWKLWQAGVLSDEKLAYWYKRMLQPAAEFLVDGGLAKILWNDTQITPPATQQERWEEQDGYSPSTTAAIIAGLVAASDIAKLAGDKSGSERYMATAKRYDSEVESTMFTTEGNLPSKQSDGKYFFRIGKDANPNTDTKLSDNNGRAGMDKKQIIDGGFLELVRYGVRAADASSITNTLPEYEDENLPENLRVKYSFNFAGDPNSYPGYRRYGNDGYGEDEIRGTNYAEQGQNTAGQRGRVWPFFTGERGHYEIAAASQANALNDTAVQRIKYTYIKGMEHFANEGLMLPEQVWDGVGVNPFGYTLGEGTNSATPLAWTHAEYVKLVRSLADKQVWDHYPIVEQALK, encoded by the coding sequence ATGAAAAAACTTTCTAGTTTAACTCTGGCATTGGTTGCCGCCGGACTTGTTGGTTGCGGTAGCGCGAATAACGCGGTTGAGTCACAGCAAGCCGCGCCGGGCGCACCGGGTGATAAGCCATACTGGGCCTATTCAGGCAAAACCGGGATTGGTACCTCTTATGAGGCCTACAAGCAAGGGCAGTATTCTGATGAGGCAAGTACAGAAACCGTTTCAAAAGTGTGGTTTTCTATTGCCAAAGGCATGATCACAGAAACTATGTTTGGCCTGATCCACCAGGCTCAGATCAAAGACATGCAGTTTATTGTCACCGGCCCGGATTTTACGGTAACGGAGCAAGACGCACTGGATGTCAGTATTGATTACCTGGACAAAGACGCACAAGGTCGTCCGCTGTCTTTAGCATACAAAGTGATCAGCAAAGACAAGCAAGGCCGTTTTACGCTTGAAAAACACATATTCACCGACCCTGACGGGCAAACCTTGTTCGTTCGCGCGAAAGTGGAAACTGAGCTGGATGGTGTGAAGTTGTTCGTTAACGTAAACCCGTACGTAAATAATAATGGGTTGAATGACTTTGCTAAGGTAACGGACGAGGGTCTGGTTGCCTGGGAAGGAGACAACTACCTGACATTGCAAAGCAGCAGCGGTTTTAAACAGGCAAGTGTTGGCTTTACTGGTCAAAGCGATGGTCTTTCCGAGCTTAAAGCAAGCCAGTCAATGGCACAGCGCTACGCCAGTACAGGTGCGCAAAGAGGTAATGTAAATTGGCTAGCTGAGTTGGGTGACGTGGATCAGCAGGCGACATTCGACCTGGCACTGAGTTTCGGCAAATCGCAAAACGCGAGTTTCCAGGAAGGCGCTCAGTCATTGGGGCGTGGTTATCAGCAAGTACTGGCCCACTACAACGGTGAAGGCGACGCGATTGGCTGGCGCGATTACCTGAGTAGCCTTGAGCCTATGCAGAAGCTCAGCGGTTATACGGCCGATCAGGGCAAACTACTCTACACCAGTGCTTTGGTGTTAAAGGCGCAGGAAGATAAAACTCACGCAGGCGCCTTGATCGCCTCTTTATCTAATCCCTGGGGTGATACAGTAGCTGCTGAGCAAGGTCATACCGGTTATAAAGCGGTATGGGTGCGCGATTTCTATCAGGTAGCGATGGCATTTTTAGCCATGGGTGATCCACAAACGGCATTGACCGCGTTTGAGTATCTGGAAAAAGTGCAAGTTACTGATAAGACGCCTGGCAATCAGGGTGACACGGGCTGGTTCTTACAGAAAACCCATGTTGACGGTGAGCTGGAGTGGGTAGGCGTGCAGTTGGACCAAACTGCTATGCCGATTATGCTGGCATGGAAACTCTGGCAGGCTGGCGTACTGAGTGATGAGAAGCTTGCTTACTGGTACAAGCGTATGTTGCAACCCGCAGCTGAGTTCTTAGTCGATGGCGGATTAGCAAAAATCCTCTGGAACGACACTCAGATCACACCTCCGGCAACACAACAGGAGCGTTGGGAAGAGCAGGACGGTTACTCACCGTCGACTACTGCGGCTATTATTGCCGGCCTGGTTGCTGCCAGTGACATTGCGAAACTGGCCGGAGATAAGTCAGGTAGTGAGCGGTACATGGCAACGGCTAAACGCTACGACAGTGAAGTAGAATCGACCATGTTTACTACCGAGGGCAATTTACCGTCTAAGCAAAGTGATGGTAAATATTTCTTCCGCATTGGCAAAGACGCCAACCCGAATACGGATACTAAGCTGAGCGACAACAATGGCCGTGCGGGTATGGATAAAAAGCAGATCATTGATGGCGGCTTCCTGGAGCTTGTGCGCTATGGCGTAAGAGCTGCAGATGCCAGCAGCATTACCAATACCTTGCCAGAGTATGAAGATGAAAATCTGCCTGAGAATCTGCGCGTAAAATATAGCTTTAACTTTGCCGGAGACCCGAATAGTTATCCGGGCTACCGCCGTTATGGTAACGATGGTTACGGTGAAGACGAAATACGCGGCACGAACTATGCTGAGCAGGGTCAGAACACGGCCGGTCAGCGTGGTCGGGTATGGCCTTTCTTTACCGGTGAACGAGGCCACTACGAGATTGCGGCAGCCAGCCAGGCTAATGCATTGAATGACACAGCGGTACAACGTATCAAGTACACTTACATCAAAGGCATGGAACACTTTGCCAACGAAGGCCTGATGCTCCCCGAGCAGGTTTGGGATGGGGTTGGTGTAAACCCATTTGGCTACACGCTGGGCGAAGGGACTAACTCTGCGACACCGCTGGCATGGACACATGCAGAATATGTGAAGTTGGTTCGTTCTTTGGCAGACAAGCAAGTCTGGGATCATTATCCGATCGTAGAGCAGGCGCTTAAGTAA
- a CDS encoding PD40 domain-containing protein: MKISQTILQSLFVVSAMVADVSAAEPTQICDTLWLGQKPPGTQPKQFAPDLVSLEGRYEFGVSFSPDLREMYFTALDVVEGADTYPQIYHTKLAGGRWTKPEKANFTQGKMAYELVPYVSLNEDRVYFTAREANAKDSGIWYVSRNKSSQEAKRWELSLNTGRLSDFNQARNGDLIFTNMKQRKMYIAENNAGHISPPRPMDIAFGIHGFMSPDNDYLLVNARHRKDASRKDSDLFVYFRKENGGWSEPVNLGTLINTPHSETVPRVTPDGKYLFFGRYNEPGGISNIYWVSTSVIDKLKTTYFEGLHSERL, from the coding sequence ATGAAAATAAGCCAAACTATTTTACAATCTTTATTTGTTGTAAGTGCGATGGTCGCTGATGTTAGTGCTGCAGAGCCAACCCAAATCTGTGATACATTATGGTTGGGTCAAAAACCGCCAGGCACTCAGCCAAAGCAGTTTGCCCCTGATCTGGTATCTCTTGAAGGTCGATATGAGTTTGGGGTGTCGTTTTCTCCGGATCTGCGAGAAATGTACTTTACCGCTTTAGATGTGGTTGAGGGAGCAGATACCTACCCACAGATTTACCATACAAAGCTGGCAGGAGGACGCTGGACAAAACCTGAAAAAGCGAATTTCACCCAGGGCAAAATGGCTTATGAGTTGGTCCCCTATGTGAGTTTGAATGAAGACAGAGTGTACTTTACCGCGCGTGAAGCCAATGCAAAAGACTCTGGCATCTGGTACGTATCTCGAAATAAAAGCAGCCAAGAAGCTAAAAGGTGGGAGTTGTCACTGAATACTGGCCGCCTGTCTGACTTTAACCAGGCGAGAAATGGCGATTTGATCTTTACCAACATGAAACAACGAAAGATGTATATTGCCGAAAATAATGCCGGGCATATCTCGCCACCCAGGCCAATGGATATCGCGTTTGGGATCCATGGCTTTATGTCACCAGATAATGATTACTTGCTGGTAAATGCAAGACACAGAAAGGATGCCAGCAGAAAAGACAGCGATCTATTTGTGTATTTCAGAAAGGAAAACGGCGGGTGGTCTGAACCCGTAAATTTGGGCACCCTTATTAATACACCCCATTCCGAAACCGTACCGCGTGTCACACCAGATGGCAAATACCTCTTTTTTGGTCGATATAATGAGCCTGGCGGTATTTCAAACATTTATTGGGTCAGCACGAGTGTGATAGATAAACTAAAAACGACCTATTTCGAAGGGCTACATTCTGAACGGTTGTGA